The following nucleotide sequence is from Burkholderia gladioli.
ACCGCCAGCCAGCGCAGCGCCGGAACGCCGGTGCTGTAGATCTTGTGCCCCGACAGGCGCCAGCCATCGCCGTCGCGGCGCGCGACGGTGGCCGGCAAGCCGCCGCGCGAGGGCGAGCCCAAGTCGGGTTCGACGCGCAGCGCGTTGATCAGCGCGCCCTGCTCCACCGCGCTGGCATAAACCCGCTGCCGCAGCGCCTCGGGCCAGCGGCTGTCCTCGCGCACCAGCGCGCGGTGCTGCAGATAGGTCATGGTCAGCACCAGGGCGGTGGCCGCGTCGGCGCGCGCGATGCCGGCCACGATGCGGCGCGCGCGGGCCAGCGAGGCACCGCCGCCGCCCGCCGCGCGCGGCACCACCTGGGCGACCAGGCCATGCCGGTGCAACAGCGCGAGGTGCTCGTGCGCGAAGCTGCCGTCCAGGTCGTGACGCGCCGCGCCCTCGGCAAGCGCGGGCGCGAGCGAGGCCAGCAGCGCGTCGAGCGCGGCCTCGTCGGCGGGAGCGGGAAAGCCGGCCGCGGACTCGACCGGGTCGCTCAGCAGGGTAGCCATCGAATTGCCATTCCTCGGGTTCGAAACGCTGGCGGCAGCCCGCCGGCAAAGGGATCGGCCACCAGCCTAAGGGCTCGACGGCGCCCGCCAAACCATGCAAAAACGATATTCTTTGCGCAAATAATTATTTCCATCTTGCATGATCCCGCGGCTAATCTGGCCGGCATGTTCCGGTGCCTGGCCCCCTGGCCGCCGCCGGCCCCGCCCTCTTTCCATTTCCGCCCGGCCCGCGCCGGGCCGCCCGCACCCGGAGCCCCGCGATGAGCGTCGAATTCATCGGCATGATCCAGAGCCAGAAGCAGTCCGAGATCCACCCGCCCGCGGGCCCCGTGGTCGATCGCGACTATGTGCGCGCCTTCGCCCAGGCCCACGAGCAGGCCGGCTTCGACCGGATCCTGGTGCCGCATCACTCGACCGGTCCCTCGGCGACGCTGACCATCTCCTACGCGGCGGCCGTCACCGAGCGCGTGAACTTCATGCTGGCGCACCGGCCCGGCTTCACCGAGCCGACCCTGGCCGCACGCCAGATCGCCACGCTCGACCAGTTCAGCGGCGGGCGGCTCGGCGTGCACTTCATCTCGGGCGGCTCGGACAGCGAGCAGCAGCGCGACGGCGATTTCCTCGATCACGACCAGCGCTACGCGCGCACCGACGAATACCTCGGCATCCTGCGCCGGATCTGGACCGAGGACCGGCCGTTCGACCACGAGGGCACCTATTACCGCTTCCGCCAGGGCTTCTCCGAGGTGAAGCCGGCGCAGCGCCCGCACGTGCCGATCTACTTCGGCGGCGCCTCGGCGGCGGCGCTGGAGGTGGCCGCGAAGCACGCCGACATCTACGCGCTGTGGGGCGAATCGCTCGACCAGGTGCGCGAGCTGACCGGCCGCGTGCGCGCCGCCGCGGCCGCGCAGGGCCGGCAGATCCGCTTCTCGGTATCGTTCCGGCCGATCCTGGCCGCCACCGAGGACGCCGCCTGGGATCGCGCTCGGCGCATCCTGGCCGAAACGCGCCGGCTGCGCGAGGCGGCCGGGCTCGGCGTGGGCAGCCCGCAGCAGAGCGAGGGCGCGCGGCGCCTGCTGGCCGCCGCCGAACGCGGCTCGCGCGTCGACAAGCGGCTGTGGACCGAGATCGCCCAACTGAGCGGCGGCCGCTCGAACTCGACCGCGCTGGTCGGCACGCCCGAGCAGGTAGCCGACGCGCTGGCCGACTACTACGACATCGGCGTCACCACCTTCCTGATCCGCGGCTTCGATCCGCTCGAGGACGCGCTCGACTAC
It contains:
- a CDS encoding LLM class flavin-dependent oxidoreductase; translation: MSVEFIGMIQSQKQSEIHPPAGPVVDRDYVRAFAQAHEQAGFDRILVPHHSTGPSATLTISYAAAVTERVNFMLAHRPGFTEPTLAARQIATLDQFSGGRLGVHFISGGSDSEQQRDGDFLDHDQRYARTDEYLGILRRIWTEDRPFDHEGTYYRFRQGFSEVKPAQRPHVPIYFGGASAAALEVAAKHADIYALWGESLDQVRELTGRVRAAAAAQGRQIRFSVSFRPILAATEDAAWDRARRILAETRRLREAAGLGVGSPQQSEGARRLLAAAERGSRVDKRLWTEIAQLSGGRSNSTALVGTPEQVADALADYYDIGVTTFLIRGFDPLEDALDYGRELIPRVRELVAARQANRAAA